A genomic region of Brevibacillus sp. JNUCC-41 contains the following coding sequences:
- a CDS encoding helix-turn-helix domain-containing protein, with the protein MIGERVKKLREEKKMSMTELADKAGVAKSYLSSLERNLQTNPSIQFLEKISAVLNIPVDALLYDAPNKETLDNDWMKIVEEAMNSGVSKQQFREFIEFNKWRKDKEE; encoded by the coding sequence ATGATTGGTGAACGTGTAAAAAAACTGCGAGAAGAAAAGAAAATGTCAATGACTGAACTTGCCGATAAAGCGGGTGTGGCAAAGTCTTATTTAAGTTCGCTCGAGCGGAACTTACAAACGAATCCTTCTATTCAATTTCTTGAAAAAATCTCCGCCGTACTTAACATTCCTGTCGATGCCCTGCTATATGATGCTCCAAATAAGGAAACCTTGGACAATGACTGGATGAAAATCGTTGAGGAAGCCATGAATTCAGGTGTTTCAAAACAACAATTCAGGGAATTCATCGAGTTTAATAAATGGAGAAAAGATAAAGAAGAGTAG
- a CDS encoding anti-repressor SinI family protein — protein sequence MANVAMDQEWVKLISEARRLGFKKEEISAFLKRESVEVTFEENDGK from the coding sequence GTGGCTAATGTGGCAATGGATCAAGAATGGGTGAAGTTGATTTCAGAAGCAAGGCGTTTGGGTTTCAAAAAAGAGGAAATCAGTGCTTTTTTGAAAAGGGAAAGCGTTGAGGTAACTTTTGAGGAGAACGATGGAAAATAG
- the hpf gene encoding ribosome hibernation-promoting factor, HPF/YfiA family yields MNYNVRGENIEVTPAIREYVEKKIGKLERYFNNTPDANVLVNLKVNNNTSKVEVTIPMQNLVLRAEEENADMYAAIDLINDKLERQIRKHKTKVNRKFRNNLSTTPDAFAFNTDVDEVVDEFEDDNDIEVVRNKRFDLKPMDSEEAILQMNMLGHSFFVYTNADTNTTNVVYRRKDGRYGLIEPS; encoded by the coding sequence ATGAATTACAACGTACGCGGTGAAAACATTGAGGTAACTCCAGCAATTCGAGAATACGTCGAAAAGAAAATTGGCAAGTTAGAACGATATTTTAACAATACACCAGATGCAAATGTGTTAGTGAATTTAAAAGTGAACAATAATACATCTAAAGTCGAAGTGACGATTCCCATGCAGAATTTGGTTCTTCGCGCTGAAGAGGAAAATGCGGATATGTATGCTGCCATTGACTTGATCAATGATAAGCTTGAACGCCAAATTCGTAAACATAAAACGAAGGTCAATCGTAAGTTCCGCAACAATCTATCTACGACACCCGATGCATTCGCCTTCAATACGGATGTTGACGAAGTGGTGGATGAATTTGAAGACGATAATGATATTGAAGTGGTCCGCAATAAGCGCTTTGATTTAAAGCCAATGGACAGTGAAGAGGCGATTTTACAAATGAATATGCTTGGTCACAGTTTCTTCGTTTACACGAATGCGGATACTAATACAACAAACGTAGTGTACCGCCGAAAAGATGGACGCTATGGATTGATTGAACCTAGTTAA
- a CDS encoding flagellar protein FliT, producing the protein MVIRTFHDLTAELLAVLEDRTITERDDKIERVTKLIDQRDGLLSQINPPFTGEEQQLGRAVLLLNQQVDHLLKLQKQEIQRDIQEINKKKRSSNKYTNPYESLSVDGMFYDKRN; encoded by the coding sequence ATGGTGATTAGAACCTTTCATGATTTGACTGCTGAATTGCTTGCCGTTCTGGAAGATCGCACGATCACAGAACGTGATGATAAAATAGAAAGGGTCACAAAGCTGATCGATCAGCGGGATGGGCTTCTTTCTCAAATCAACCCGCCGTTTACTGGTGAAGAGCAACAATTGGGCCGTGCGGTACTGTTGCTCAACCAGCAGGTCGATCACTTGCTGAAGCTTCAAAAGCAGGAGATACAGCGGGATATCCAGGAAATAAATAAGAAGAAACGATCATCCAATAAATACACGAACCCGTATGAAAGTCTATCTGTGGATGGCATGTTTTATGATAAAAGAAATTGA
- the fliS gene encoding flagellar export chaperone FliS, with amino-acid sequence MAINNPYQSYQQNSVNTASPGELTLMLYNGCLKFIMLGKKAVEAGNIEVKNTNIIKAQNIIRELMVTLNMDADVSKDMMSLYDFMNRRLIEANMKNDVAALEEVEGLVTEFRNTWKEVIQINRKKQFTQSGQV; translated from the coding sequence ATGGCGATAAATAATCCATATCAATCGTACCAGCAAAATTCAGTCAATACAGCATCCCCGGGAGAGCTTACATTAATGCTTTATAATGGCTGTTTGAAGTTCATCATGCTTGGGAAGAAAGCCGTTGAAGCAGGAAATATCGAAGTGAAGAATACGAACATCATCAAGGCGCAAAATATTATCCGCGAATTGATGGTGACGCTGAATATGGACGCGGATGTATCCAAAGATATGATGAGTCTGTATGATTTCATGAACCGGCGTCTGATCGAAGCGAATATGAAAAATGATGTTGCTGCCTTGGAAGAAGTGGAGGGGCTTGTTACTGAGTTCCGGAATACTTGGAAGGAAGTAATTCAGATCAATCGGAAAAAACAATTTACCCAAAGCGGTCAAGTATAA